Proteins co-encoded in one Gimesia sp. genomic window:
- the lnt gene encoding apolipoprotein N-acyltransferase, with amino-acid sequence MTSTTISTEPNPSDLPEMEPQSVSDAQSSQPESTPDHALGQDIQRIINTARTSPAPTWGAWTLSGLTAVLMWASFTPIDFGPLGWVCLIPLLLLVRIPRATRLMYTATLCGGLLFTVPTLQWMRLGDPSMYIAWIALACYFALYFPTFVFLSRISVHRFRIPLPLAAPVMWVGLEYMRAYLLTGFSWYYIGHTQYRWTELIQISDITGAYGVSFVVVMLAACFTDLLPMSLMKRLQLFPTNLTPEEQNLDQIGRKQMIQTAVCLTLFLSVLGYGYVRRGQAEFKDGPRIALIQGNFPTSVKHDQNQWRSIYLKHLVLMGAAVRHQPDLVVWPETMFRWPLVDRNGKTNEQLQAIAPEIPLKKWNEPSVHKTLTNMSQEANAALVIGLDTVSAGDKRVEQYNSAVFVRPDVGITSRYDKIHRVPFGEYLPLRDTLPFLQVFTPYGASFGIQPGKHAANFEYQDWNFAPVICFEDTVPQLVRSVMNQSSTAESPSAPIDCLVNLTNDGWFHGSSELDQHLITASFRCVENRTPMVRAVNTGISAVIDGDGMIVEPDVFIDGDNQGRKSFVNPKTGRWNKSMNAVVIDTVPLDNRTSLYTKYGDWFAGFCCFSALFVFFMGLLLRKQKTAAA; translated from the coding sequence ATGACCTCGACCACAATTTCTACCGAACCAAATCCCTCTGATCTTCCTGAAATGGAACCACAGTCCGTGTCTGATGCTCAATCCTCCCAACCTGAATCCACCCCCGATCATGCCTTGGGGCAGGACATTCAGCGGATCATCAATACCGCGCGGACTTCGCCTGCTCCCACCTGGGGAGCCTGGACGTTGTCGGGATTGACGGCGGTGCTGATGTGGGCCAGCTTCACTCCCATTGACTTCGGACCGCTGGGCTGGGTCTGCCTGATTCCGCTGCTGTTGCTGGTTCGTATTCCCCGCGCAACCAGATTGATGTATACCGCCACCCTCTGTGGCGGACTGCTGTTTACAGTTCCTACGCTGCAGTGGATGCGACTCGGTGATCCCAGCATGTATATCGCCTGGATCGCACTGGCGTGCTACTTCGCTTTATATTTTCCAACCTTCGTTTTCTTGAGCCGCATTTCCGTACATCGGTTCCGTATCCCGTTGCCACTGGCTGCACCCGTGATGTGGGTTGGTCTGGAATACATGCGGGCTTACCTGTTGACCGGGTTCTCCTGGTACTACATTGGTCATACACAATACCGGTGGACCGAGCTGATTCAGATCAGTGACATTACGGGAGCCTACGGGGTCAGTTTTGTTGTGGTGATGCTGGCCGCCTGTTTTACCGATCTGCTCCCGATGTCACTGATGAAGCGGCTACAACTCTTTCCGACCAATCTGACACCCGAAGAACAGAACCTGGATCAAATTGGTCGCAAGCAGATGATTCAGACCGCGGTCTGTCTGACACTGTTTCTGTCGGTGCTGGGCTATGGCTATGTACGACGCGGGCAGGCTGAGTTTAAAGATGGCCCCCGCATCGCGCTGATTCAGGGAAATTTCCCGACATCAGTCAAACACGATCAGAATCAGTGGCGGTCAATCTATCTGAAACATCTGGTGTTGATGGGCGCCGCTGTCCGGCATCAGCCCGATCTGGTGGTCTGGCCGGAGACGATGTTCCGCTGGCCGCTGGTGGATCGCAACGGGAAAACCAACGAGCAACTGCAGGCGATCGCGCCGGAAATCCCGCTGAAGAAATGGAACGAACCTTCAGTTCACAAAACACTGACGAATATGAGCCAGGAAGCGAACGCCGCATTAGTGATTGGACTCGATACGGTCTCTGCCGGAGACAAGCGCGTGGAGCAATATAACTCCGCTGTCTTCGTGCGGCCGGATGTCGGGATTACCTCTCGCTACGACAAAATTCACCGGGTCCCGTTCGGCGAGTATCTGCCCTTACGCGACACCCTGCCCTTCCTGCAGGTCTTCACTCCCTATGGGGCCTCCTTCGGGATTCAACCTGGGAAACATGCGGCGAACTTTGAATACCAGGACTGGAACTTCGCTCCGGTGATCTGTTTCGAAGATACCGTTCCCCAGTTGGTTCGCTCGGTAATGAATCAGTCATCGACGGCAGAGTCACCCTCGGCCCCGATCGACTGCCTGGTCAACCTGACCAATGACGGCTGGTTCCATGGCTCCAGTGAGCTGGATCAGCACCTGATTACCGCTTCGTTCCGCTGTGTGGAGAACCGGACACCGATGGTGCGTGCCGTGAATACGGGGATCTCGGCTGTCATCGATGGTGACGGCATGATTGTTGAGCCCGATGTCTTCATTGATGGTGACAACCAGGGTCGGAAATCATTTGTGAATCCGAAGACGGGGCGGTGGAACAAATCGATGAATGCGGTTGTCATCGACACGGTTCCCCTGGATAACCGGACCAGCCTGTATACGAAATACGGCGACTGGTTTGCGGGCTTCTGCTGCTTTAGTGCCCTGTTTGTCTTCTTTATGGGGCTGTTGCTGCGAAAGCAGAAAACTGCTGCTGCCTGA
- the glp gene encoding gephyrin-like molybdotransferase Glp, with protein sequence MLSVQQAFDQILKTVRPATPQRCSLFEATHGVLAEDAVSDVNIPPFDKALMDGFAVRSCDVPEGTGTLQIQEVIYAGSVPSRSLEVGQTSQIMTGAPLPEGADAVIQIEHCEINESEQTVRLKTTPVEPGKNMLYRASVLEAGATVVKAGAYLRAQEIGALAETGSPQISVRMRPSVAILATGDELVPPEERPQAGQIRNSNEVMLHSQILQADARPVPLGIARDERTYLREKIREGLKSDFLLLSGGVSAGELDLVPSELEAAGVKQVFHKVNLKPGKPLWFGILERETGSPCYIFGLPGNPVSSMVCFELFVRSALRQFLGDPHPMPRTLRARLTTDYQSRGDRPTYQPARVEWSEGAAFVTPLKSMGSADLHATVAANAVALFSTGNQLYQSGFLIDTFLW encoded by the coding sequence ATGCTGTCTGTCCAGCAAGCATTCGATCAGATTCTCAAAACAGTCCGACCCGCAACTCCCCAACGTTGCTCACTGTTTGAAGCCACGCATGGCGTGCTGGCGGAAGATGCCGTCAGTGATGTCAATATTCCCCCGTTTGACAAGGCGCTGATGGATGGCTTTGCCGTTCGCAGCTGCGACGTGCCAGAGGGAACCGGGACCCTGCAGATTCAGGAAGTCATCTACGCCGGTTCGGTGCCGAGTCGGTCCCTGGAGGTGGGACAGACGTCGCAGATCATGACCGGCGCCCCGTTGCCGGAAGGTGCGGATGCTGTGATTCAGATCGAACATTGTGAGATCAACGAATCCGAACAGACCGTGCGGCTTAAAACGACGCCCGTCGAACCGGGTAAGAATATGCTTTACCGGGCTTCGGTACTGGAAGCAGGGGCGACCGTGGTCAAAGCGGGCGCGTATCTTCGCGCCCAGGAGATCGGCGCGCTGGCCGAGACCGGCAGTCCCCAGATTTCGGTCCGCATGCGACCATCGGTAGCGATTCTGGCGACCGGCGATGAGCTGGTGCCCCCGGAAGAGCGTCCCCAGGCGGGACAGATTCGTAATTCGAATGAAGTCATGCTGCATTCCCAGATCCTGCAAGCCGATGCTCGACCTGTACCACTGGGAATCGCCCGCGACGAACGCACCTATTTACGCGAGAAAATCCGGGAAGGTCTGAAGAGCGACTTCCTGCTGCTCTCCGGTGGTGTTTCTGCCGGGGAACTGGACCTCGTCCCCTCAGAACTGGAAGCTGCTGGTGTGAAACAGGTATTTCACAAGGTGAATCTGAAGCCGGGCAAGCCGCTCTGGTTTGGGATTCTGGAGCGTGAGACTGGTTCGCCCTGCTACATTTTCGGTCTGCCTGGGAACCCGGTGAGTAGTATGGTCTGTTTCGAACTTTTTGTGCGCTCCGCGTTGCGACAGTTCCTCGGAGATCCCCATCCGATGCCCCGGACATTGAGAGCACGGCTGACGACGGACTATCAGTCGCGAGGTGATCGCCCCACTTATCAGCCGGCTCGCGTCGAGTGGTCAGAGGGGGCGGCGTTCGTAACTCCCTTGAAATCAATGGGTTCTGCAGATTTGCATGCGACGGTGGCTGCGAATGCAGTGGCGCTGTTCTCTACGGGCAATCAGCTGTATCAGAGCGGGTTCTTAATTGACACATTTTTATGGTAG
- a CDS encoding aminodeoxychorismate/anthranilate synthase component II gives MIFVLDNYDSFTYNLVQRFGEIDPTLQIEVARNDQTSIEEIERLAPEKIIISPGPCTPGEAGLSKEIIAHFAGKVPILGVCLGHQCIAEVFGAKVVRAQRLMHGKVSEVYHDGKGVFQNLPSPFQATRYHSLIVPEETCPEDLEVCAWVEEEGQPKEVMGLRHRKLAVHGVQFHPESFLTHEGITLLKNFLQLPAEELTSA, from the coding sequence GTGATTTTCGTTCTCGATAACTATGATTCCTTTACCTATAACCTTGTTCAACGGTTTGGGGAAATTGATCCGACACTTCAGATCGAAGTGGCCCGGAACGATCAGACTTCGATTGAGGAGATCGAGCGGTTAGCTCCCGAGAAAATCATCATCTCACCCGGTCCCTGTACTCCGGGCGAGGCAGGACTATCGAAAGAGATCATCGCACATTTCGCGGGAAAAGTTCCCATCCTGGGGGTCTGCCTGGGGCATCAGTGCATCGCCGAAGTCTTTGGTGCAAAAGTGGTTCGTGCTCAGCGACTGATGCACGGCAAAGTCTCAGAGGTATATCATGACGGCAAAGGCGTGTTTCAGAACCTGCCTTCCCCATTTCAGGCGACCCGCTATCACAGCCTGATTGTTCCCGAGGAAACCTGCCCTGAGGATCTGGAAGTTTGTGCCTGGGTCGAAGAAGAGGGACAGCCAAAAGAGGTCATGGGGCTCCGGCATCGGAAATTAGCGGTCCATGGCGTGCAGTTCCATCCGGAAAGTTTTCTGACGCACGAAGGAATCACTCTACTGAAAAACTTCCTGCAGTTGCCCGCAGAAGAACTCACCAGCGCTTGA
- a CDS encoding nucleoside-diphosphate sugar epimerase/dehydratase gives MDSRPISNWLKRFTISRRQLFWMVVFLPIFCAIYYLAFWLRYEGSLNVDGVLGENGFRMFRATVLWAVGLKTITFWGSGVYKIRSRYITTRDVVNLAKAVTISSIGLALVDYLFFPKIMLPRSVFLIDWGSTILVVCGICAGIRMVRDSGRKFRQQGNCQPTFIIGANEAGAALLRMIERDKNSCLRVVGFLDDYSSRIGTRINGVPVLGSLAQMCVLAEDYGVSEVLLPADEIPGKTVRQLMEAGNSADISVQVLPSYQQLLSGKVEMKPRPVCIEDLLGREPVQLDMQNIRDWMDDRVLMVTGSAGSIGSEICRQLLQFSPRRLILVDRSENSQFYLERELIKLGYAGRFDVVIADINDSKRIRAVMREYQPDILFHAAAYKHVPLMEGNPGEAVKNIALATKHLADLAEEFNVGSFVMISSDKAVNPTNVMGANKRIAELYVQSLAAHSRCHFVTVRFGNVLGSAGSVVPIFTQQIQNGGPVTVTDERMQRYFMTIPEASQLVIQAGAMGRGGEIFVLDMGEPVRIVDLATDLVQLSGLKVGEDIEIQFTGLRPGEKLYEELHVDGEKHLPTRHPKIMVAEKVSVSEQFIHDSFARLEAITEQPSPVILAEIQRILPEFQSSISQPAETPLRRAA, from the coding sequence TTGGACTCCAGGCCGATATCAAACTGGTTGAAACGCTTCACCATCTCACGGCGGCAGCTGTTCTGGATGGTTGTCTTTCTACCTATATTCTGCGCGATCTACTATCTGGCGTTCTGGCTGCGCTATGAAGGCTCTCTCAACGTCGATGGCGTACTGGGAGAAAACGGCTTTCGCATGTTTCGCGCAACGGTCCTCTGGGCCGTTGGTCTGAAGACGATCACCTTCTGGGGGAGCGGCGTCTATAAAATCCGCAGTCGCTACATCACCACGCGTGATGTAGTCAACCTGGCCAAAGCAGTCACTATCAGCTCCATCGGGCTGGCTCTGGTCGATTACCTCTTCTTTCCCAAGATCATGCTGCCTCGTTCGGTCTTTCTGATTGACTGGGGCTCTACGATCCTGGTGGTCTGTGGAATCTGTGCCGGAATTCGCATGGTTCGTGACAGTGGCCGCAAGTTTCGCCAGCAGGGGAATTGCCAACCAACATTTATTATCGGTGCCAATGAAGCCGGCGCCGCGCTCCTGCGGATGATCGAACGCGATAAAAATTCCTGCCTGCGAGTCGTCGGTTTCCTGGACGACTATTCCAGCCGGATCGGTACCCGCATCAACGGGGTCCCGGTGCTCGGTTCACTCGCCCAGATGTGCGTCCTCGCAGAAGACTACGGCGTTTCGGAAGTACTGCTACCAGCCGATGAGATTCCGGGCAAGACCGTCCGCCAGTTAATGGAAGCCGGCAACTCGGCCGACATTTCGGTTCAGGTACTCCCCAGTTATCAACAACTGCTCTCGGGTAAAGTGGAGATGAAACCACGGCCCGTCTGTATTGAAGATCTGCTGGGACGTGAGCCCGTACAGCTCGATATGCAGAACATTCGCGACTGGATGGATGACCGCGTACTCATGGTCACCGGCAGTGCCGGCAGCATCGGTTCGGAAATCTGTCGTCAATTGCTGCAGTTTTCTCCCCGACGACTGATCCTGGTCGACCGGTCCGAGAACAGCCAGTTCTACCTCGAACGAGAACTGATCAAACTGGGATACGCGGGACGCTTCGATGTCGTGATTGCCGACATCAACGATTCCAAACGCATTCGCGCCGTCATGCGGGAATACCAGCCCGACATTCTGTTCCACGCCGCTGCCTACAAACACGTCCCTCTGATGGAGGGCAACCCGGGCGAAGCGGTCAAGAACATCGCGCTGGCTACCAAACACCTCGCCGATCTGGCAGAAGAATTCAACGTCGGCTCGTTCGTGATGATCTCCTCGGACAAGGCCGTCAACCCAACCAACGTCATGGGCGCCAACAAGCGGATTGCCGAGTTGTACGTGCAGTCGCTCGCCGCTCATTCTCGCTGTCACTTTGTGACGGTTCGCTTCGGCAACGTTCTGGGTTCCGCCGGTAGTGTGGTGCCAATCTTCACACAGCAGATCCAGAACGGCGGCCCGGTCACGGTTACCGACGAACGGATGCAGCGTTACTTCATGACGATTCCCGAAGCCTCACAACTGGTGATTCAGGCTGGTGCGATGGGTCGGGGCGGGGAAATTTTCGTCCTCGACATGGGCGAACCCGTGCGGATCGTTGATCTCGCAACCGACCTGGTTCAACTCTCCGGTCTCAAAGTGGGTGAAGATATCGAAATCCAGTTCACCGGTCTGCGGCCCGGCGAGAAGCTCTATGAAGAACTGCACGTTGACGGCGAAAAACATCTGCCGACCCGGCATCCCAAAATCATGGTCGCCGAGAAAGTCTCGGTCAGCGAACAGTTCATTCATGACTCCTTCGCGCGACTGGAAGCCATCACCGAACAACCCTCTCCAGTGATCCTGGCAGAAATTCAGCGGATCCTTCCCGAATTTCAGTCCAGCATTTCTCAACCCGCAGAGACACCTCTCCGCCGCGCTGCTTAA
- a CDS encoding sugar ABC transporter substrate-binding protein, which yields MNKALRFLISSSLLLLFAPLLSGCNDSSAPGTGPGPAQAEGNTAPEGRLFGASFQTLNNPFFVDLGKGLQKELAAHGDELIILDAQFNSLKQKNDLSDLILKDVAGIFVNPVNWEGLKGSLLEAQRKNVPIIIVDAPVKESDEELIVCTVASDNVRAGQLAAGALAKVNPKAKLVVLHLSVNKACIDRVAGFKETLQKYPEMEILDVQEAKGTTEGARPVMRDLIGRYPDLNAVFAINDPNALGVISALDSANKLDDVTIVTVDGSQAGIKAIQAGKLYSTSAQFPKEIGKIAAEKMLAHLNGEPVEKDVKVRVELITAENAEQHLEAD from the coding sequence ATGAACAAGGCGCTACGGTTTCTGATCTCGTCTTCACTGTTGCTGCTCTTCGCACCACTTCTCAGCGGCTGTAATGACAGCTCCGCTCCAGGGACCGGTCCCGGCCCCGCGCAGGCAGAGGGCAACACTGCCCCTGAAGGTCGACTGTTTGGTGCTTCCTTTCAGACACTAAACAATCCCTTCTTTGTCGATCTGGGCAAAGGACTGCAGAAAGAACTCGCAGCACACGGCGATGAACTGATCATCCTCGACGCGCAGTTCAATTCACTGAAACAAAAAAACGATCTCTCCGATCTGATTCTCAAAGACGTTGCCGGCATCTTCGTCAATCCGGTCAACTGGGAAGGCCTCAAGGGGTCCCTGCTGGAAGCGCAGCGTAAAAACGTGCCCATCATTATCGTCGATGCCCCGGTCAAGGAATCAGACGAAGAACTGATTGTCTGTACGGTCGCCTCCGATAATGTCCGCGCGGGACAACTCGCTGCCGGGGCCCTGGCCAAAGTGAACCCCAAAGCGAAACTGGTTGTGCTGCACCTCTCGGTCAATAAAGCCTGCATCGACCGCGTCGCCGGTTTTAAAGAGACGCTGCAGAAATATCCGGAGATGGAGATCCTCGACGTCCAGGAAGCCAAAGGAACAACCGAAGGAGCCCGTCCCGTGATGCGTGACCTCATCGGTCGCTATCCCGATCTGAACGCAGTCTTCGCCATCAATGATCCCAATGCCCTGGGTGTGATATCAGCTCTCGATTCGGCCAACAAACTGGACGACGTAACCATCGTCACCGTCGATGGTTCGCAGGCGGGGATTAAAGCGATCCAGGCGGGAAAGCTGTATTCAACCTCGGCTCAGTTCCCCAAAGAGATCGGCAAGATCGCAGCGGAGAAAATGCTTGCTCATCTGAATGGAGAACCGGTTGAGAAAGACGTGAAAGTGCGAGTCGAACTGATCACAGCCGAGAATGCGGAGCAGCACCTGGAGGCAGACTGA
- a CDS encoding sugar ABC transporter ATP-binding protein — MPATLTPLLRLQGITKRFGNVTALDQVNLEIQAGEIHTLLGENGAGKSTLIKILGGIHQPDAGTLWSEDEPITLPNVSAADRYQIRMIHQELSLAPNLTVAENIFLGREPSALGWLRKREMNRQAQALIQQLGLTELRDVTATVSTLSTAHQQLVEIARALSQEARVLVLDEPTSSLSELEVEALFQTLRRLREQGVGIVYISHRMEEIMRLSDRITVLRDGKTVGTAPASEVNPQTLIRWMVGRDIKDHFPRPSHRPGAVALSVSDLSNANVADVSFEVRYGEVLGLAGLVGAGRTELARALFGIDRIDSGTIQIDGKPVRIRSPRDALRQGLVLVPEDRKQQGLIVEQSVAFNITLPWLKEWIRGCAFHYKTRDKMVERTISRFGVKLSDAEQPVRDLSGGNQQKVLVGRWMEHPPKILILDEPTRGIDVGAREDLYRIIGELVSQGMALILISSDLDEVMNISHQIGTFRTGRLTGVSPAESVTVEEVMQQLTGGSSA, encoded by the coding sequence ATGCCTGCCACCTTAACGCCACTGCTTCGACTGCAAGGCATCACCAAGCGCTTCGGGAATGTCACCGCTCTGGATCAGGTCAACCTGGAGATTCAGGCAGGCGAAATCCATACGCTGCTGGGCGAGAACGGCGCTGGTAAAAGTACGCTGATCAAAATTCTGGGAGGCATCCACCAACCCGATGCTGGCACACTCTGGTCGGAAGACGAACCGATTACATTACCCAACGTCTCAGCCGCCGATCGTTATCAGATTCGAATGATTCACCAGGAACTTTCACTCGCCCCCAATCTCACCGTGGCAGAAAACATCTTTCTCGGCCGCGAACCCAGCGCCCTGGGCTGGCTGCGAAAACGGGAAATGAACCGCCAGGCACAAGCGTTGATTCAGCAGCTCGGACTCACTGAACTCCGCGACGTGACCGCAACCGTCTCGACACTCAGCACCGCTCACCAGCAATTGGTGGAGATCGCGCGGGCACTGTCTCAGGAAGCACGCGTACTGGTACTCGACGAACCGACGTCGTCCCTCTCCGAACTGGAAGTGGAGGCACTGTTCCAGACACTCCGTCGCCTGCGCGAACAGGGGGTTGGCATCGTCTATATTTCACATCGCATGGAAGAGATCATGCGACTTTCTGATCGCATCACCGTCCTGCGTGATGGGAAGACGGTCGGCACCGCTCCCGCCAGTGAGGTCAATCCCCAGACGCTGATCCGCTGGATGGTCGGTCGAGATATCAAGGACCACTTTCCGCGGCCCTCTCATCGTCCTGGCGCGGTCGCATTGAGCGTGAGTGATTTGAGTAACGCGAACGTGGCAGACGTTTCATTCGAAGTCCGTTACGGTGAAGTTCTGGGGCTGGCAGGACTGGTGGGCGCCGGACGCACCGAACTCGCCCGGGCCCTGTTCGGCATCGACCGGATCGATTCAGGAACAATTCAGATCGACGGTAAACCCGTCCGGATCCGCAGTCCTCGCGATGCTCTACGACAGGGTCTGGTGCTGGTCCCCGAAGACCGCAAGCAACAGGGATTGATCGTCGAGCAGAGTGTGGCTTTCAATATCACGCTCCCCTGGCTGAAAGAATGGATTCGCGGCTGCGCCTTTCATTACAAAACGCGCGATAAAATGGTCGAACGGACCATTTCACGGTTCGGCGTCAAGCTCTCCGATGCCGAACAACCGGTCCGCGATCTTTCGGGAGGCAATCAGCAGAAAGTACTCGTGGGGCGCTGGATGGAACATCCGCCAAAAATTCTGATCCTCGACGAACCGACGCGCGGCATCGATGTCGGTGCGCGGGAAGACCTGTATCGAATTATCGGAGAACTGGTCAGCCAGGGGATGGCATTGATCCTGATCTCTTCGGACCTGGATGAAGTCATGAATATCTCACACCAGATCGGGACGTTCCGCACAGGCCGCCTGACAGGCGTCTCGCCGGCAGAGTCGGTCACCGTGGAAGAAGTGATGCAACAATTAACGGGAGGTAGCAGCGCGTGA
- a CDS encoding ABC transporter permease — MKVVKQMVPLLAAIIILLLLFRIWVPSFLTPENMLNLTQQISVNTILALGMTLVILVGGIDLSVGAMVALVGTTTVYCLTALSGDTQDPFMLLTAILAGLGVASLFGIFHGIAAAKTAMPPFIITLASMLIARGCALRFNSGLPMPIKDEQTWFLAIGNGRLFDVVPYPVVIMLSLFLLMALLLHRTRFGQHVYALGGNREAALYTGIPIVRVEITVYLLCSLMAGVAGMIHTSQLYSAEPGSGEMFELTAIAAVVVGGTSFTGGRGTMFGTMLGAVIIGILDKGLNQAGVHYSLQYIVKGAVILVAVYLDVRRNR; from the coding sequence GTGAAAGTCGTGAAACAAATGGTTCCCCTGCTGGCAGCCATCATTATCCTCCTGCTGCTGTTCCGCATCTGGGTCCCCAGCTTCCTGACACCGGAAAACATGTTGAACCTGACTCAACAGATATCCGTCAACACGATCCTCGCCTTAGGCATGACGCTGGTTATCCTCGTTGGTGGGATCGATCTGTCAGTCGGCGCGATGGTGGCGCTTGTCGGTACGACCACCGTCTACTGTCTCACCGCACTCTCGGGTGACACTCAAGATCCATTCATGTTACTGACAGCGATCCTCGCAGGACTGGGAGTCGCTTCTCTGTTTGGCATTTTTCACGGGATCGCGGCTGCGAAAACCGCCATGCCGCCATTTATCATCACACTGGCCTCCATGCTCATCGCTCGCGGGTGCGCGCTGCGTTTCAACAGCGGATTACCGATGCCTATCAAAGACGAACAGACCTGGTTCCTCGCGATTGGCAACGGGCGACTGTTTGATGTCGTGCCGTATCCCGTGGTGATTATGCTCTCACTGTTTTTATTGATGGCCCTGCTGCTGCATCGGACCCGTTTCGGCCAGCATGTCTACGCTCTGGGCGGAAATCGCGAAGCGGCCCTCTACACAGGAATACCAATTGTACGGGTAGAAATCACTGTATATTTACTCTGTTCCCTGATGGCGGGTGTGGCGGGCATGATTCATACTTCTCAACTTTATTCGGCGGAACCCGGTTCAGGGGAAATGTTTGAGTTAACAGCAATTGCCGCAGTTGTGGTCGGAGGCACAAGTTTTACTGGCGGACGGGGTACCATGTTTGGTACAATGTTAGGGGCCGTTATTATCGGGATACTCGATAAAGGCCTGAATCAGGCAGGAGTCCATTACTCTCTGCAATATATCGTGAAGGGCGCAGTGATATTGGTTGCCGTCTACCTGGATGTCAGACGAAACCGATAA